One part of the Dyadobacter sp. 676 genome encodes these proteins:
- a CDS encoding glycosyl hydrolase family 28 protein → MPKRYLLFCLMFCLLAGAGRSQTFPDGTLIPRWFSDTAKIGPASLGTQFVLTDNGITRDSNTVQTAAIQRVIDHAAAQGGGVIVVPKGTFLSGALFFKPKTHLYIADGAVLKGSDNIADYPMTASRMEGQNLDYFPALVNAYGVDGFTISGKGTIDGNGLNYWKAFWKRRKENPNCTNLEVSRPRLVFIWKCNNVRVQDVRLQNSGFWTSHYYQCNNIKILNVTITAPHEPVKAPSTDAIDLDVCNNVLIKGCYLAVNDDAIALKGGKGPYADKDPGNGANTNIIVEDTDFGFCHAALTCGSEAIHNRNVVMRNCHIENAMRVLWLKMRPDTPQKYEFISVENVNGKAYSLIYVKPWKQFFDLKGRKDVPLSYSDHISLKNIRLKCEVFFDVSPGEYDRLSKFHFENLDITAKNASYDKSVVKGLTLANVKVNGRTIQ, encoded by the coding sequence ATGCCCAAGCGTTATCTGCTGTTTTGCCTCATGTTTTGCCTGCTTGCCGGAGCAGGCAGATCCCAGACTTTCCCCGACGGCACACTGATCCCCCGATGGTTTTCCGACACGGCCAAAATCGGGCCCGCCAGCCTGGGCACACAATTCGTATTGACCGACAACGGCATTACGCGGGACAGCAACACTGTTCAAACCGCCGCGATCCAGCGGGTGATCGACCATGCTGCCGCACAGGGAGGCGGTGTGATAGTGGTCCCGAAAGGTACGTTTCTGAGCGGCGCATTGTTTTTCAAACCCAAAACCCACTTATATATCGCCGATGGCGCCGTGCTGAAAGGCTCCGACAATATTGCCGATTACCCGATGACGGCGTCGCGGATGGAAGGCCAGAACCTGGACTATTTCCCGGCGCTGGTAAATGCCTACGGAGTCGACGGTTTTACGATTTCCGGGAAAGGCACCATCGACGGCAACGGACTGAATTACTGGAAGGCATTCTGGAAAAGGCGAAAAGAGAACCCGAATTGCACCAATCTGGAAGTGTCGCGCCCGCGGCTGGTTTTTATCTGGAAGTGCAACAATGTGCGGGTACAGGACGTGAGGCTGCAAAATTCGGGGTTCTGGACAAGCCATTATTACCAATGCAATAACATTAAGATACTGAACGTCACGATTACCGCACCGCACGAGCCGGTAAAGGCCCCCAGCACCGACGCCATCGATCTCGACGTGTGCAACAATGTGCTGATCAAGGGTTGCTACCTGGCTGTAAATGACGACGCCATCGCATTGAAGGGCGGAAAAGGCCCTTATGCCGACAAGGACCCGGGCAATGGCGCCAATACGAATATCATCGTCGAAGACACCGACTTCGGGTTCTGCCACGCGGCGCTGACCTGCGGAAGCGAGGCAATCCACAACCGGAACGTGGTTATGCGCAACTGCCACATCGAAAACGCAATGCGGGTACTTTGGCTCAAAATGCGCCCCGACACCCCGCAAAAGTACGAGTTTATCAGCGTGGAAAATGTGAATGGCAAAGCTTACAGCCTCATTTACGTCAAGCCCTGGAAACAGTTTTTCGACCTGAAGGGAAGAAAGGATGTGCCCCTCTCCTACTCCGATCATATCAGTTTGAAGAATATCCGGCTGAAATGCGAAGTCTTCTTCGACGTAAGTCCCGGCGAATACGACCGGTTATCGAAATTCCATTTTGAGAACCTCGATATTACTGCGAAAAACGCCAGTTATGACAAATCCGTTGTAAAGGGCCTCACGCTGGCTAATGTGAAAGTGAATGGAAGGACAATTCAATAG
- a CDS encoding Hsp70 family protein, translated as MTTPVFCGIDFGTSNSSLAVATHDKTSLVPVENEHYTIPSAMFFARKDNEAFFGRAAMERFLNRQPGRLMRSLKRVLGTPAMRQGTMVNGELMKFDQIIAAFLNQMKRKAEDDYGTELKHVVMGRPVHFVDNDPVADQRAENELEAVAKSLGFGEVGFQFEPIAAAFAHEARLTGEKLAMVVDLGGGTSDFTVIRLSRDRARKHDRGDDILANTGVRLGGNDFDKDLSLARMMPELGFRTTYGAKNLEVPSFHYFDLSEWSKVNFLYTNRIIFQAKQLLRETHAPEKYGRLINVLEQESGHAVLAETENIKIALTRHDVYVTSLPFVDEGLRINVEREAFNQAIGSKAQRITDAAEQCLQSAGIAPGAIGLVIMTGGSTEIPLIRERFRKLFPTAEWSEENKLSSVGLGLAYDARNRFL; from the coding sequence ATGACTACTCCTGTTTTCTGCGGCATCGATTTCGGCACCTCCAATTCCAGTCTGGCTGTCGCAACTCACGACAAAACTTCCCTGGTACCTGTTGAAAATGAACATTATACCATTCCGAGCGCGATGTTTTTTGCCCGCAAAGACAATGAGGCGTTCTTCGGCCGGGCCGCCATGGAACGCTTCCTGAACCGCCAGCCGGGCAGATTGATGCGAAGCCTGAAACGCGTGCTCGGCACGCCGGCCATGCGGCAGGGAACAATGGTTAATGGTGAATTGATGAAGTTCGATCAGATCATCGCTGCATTCCTGAACCAGATGAAGCGGAAAGCCGAGGACGATTACGGTACGGAGCTGAAACATGTGGTGATGGGCCGTCCCGTGCATTTCGTCGACAACGATCCTGTCGCCGACCAGCGTGCAGAGAATGAGCTGGAAGCCGTGGCCAAAAGCCTGGGTTTCGGGGAAGTCGGCTTCCAGTTCGAGCCTATTGCCGCCGCATTTGCCCATGAGGCCCGGCTTACCGGCGAAAAGCTGGCCATGGTCGTCGACCTGGGGGGAGGCACGTCGGATTTTACGGTGATCCGGCTATCCCGGGACCGGGCACGGAAACACGACCGCGGCGACGATATCCTCGCCAACACAGGGGTACGCCTGGGCGGCAACGACTTCGACAAAGACCTGAGCCTGGCCCGCATGATGCCCGAGCTGGGTTTCCGGACAACCTACGGGGCCAAGAATCTCGAAGTGCCCTCATTCCATTATTTTGACCTTTCCGAATGGAGTAAGGTCAATTTCCTGTATACCAACCGCATTATCTTTCAGGCGAAACAACTGCTTCGCGAAACCCACGCACCCGAAAAATATGGCAGGCTTATCAACGTCCTGGAACAGGAAAGCGGCCACGCGGTGCTGGCAGAAACCGAAAATATCAAGATCGCCCTCACCAGACACGACGTCTATGTGACATCCCTGCCTTTTGTAGACGAAGGTTTGCGGATCAATGTCGAAAGGGAGGCGTTCAACCAGGCGATCGGCTCCAAGGCACAACGTATTACCGACGCCGCGGAACAATGCCTGCAAAGCGCGGGAATCGCGCCGGGGGCGATCGGGCTGGTGATCATGACCGGCGGCTCAACCGAAATCCCGCTGATCCGGGAAAGGTTCCGGAAGCTGTTCCCCACGGCGGAATGGTCCGAGGAAAACAAACTTTCCAGTGTCGGATTAGGTCTCGCCTATGATGCACGGAACCGGTTTTTGTAA
- a CDS encoding PAS domain S-box protein, translating to MQLNNDLIFRNLSEGIFVLDETGKIVACNDAASIITGYENAEIENQPFHSIGDGHDDPIKYRYELDQALKRKKFVAEGWKVRKDRSRYWAETSYSPVFDESGQHKGFCVLLRDITEKKQQQFDILESEERYRLMVEAIRDYSIFMLDPDGYVVTWNDGGSLIHGYAESEILGKHFSVFYTEGDLLDEKPSKKLQLAREQGSYREEGWRVKKGGSLFWASVVLTALFNEQNKLIGFSKVTSDLTDRLKSEEVLRQSEARYRSLVEQVGDYGIFMLDTKGRIVSWNEGARRIKGYNADDVIGKYFSIFYPEEDILSGKPAWELKVAKATGKYEEEGWRLRKDRTRFWANIVITAVYDTEGRLTGFSKVTRDLTERKLNEQALQDSSDRYKQLAEELSVTNNELSAVNRELEQFTAIVSHDLKEPLRTVRSFLHLMDQAIDQQKVEIIKPSIAKGILAAERMQDLIDNLLHYSQLGKIGLERQMLDVEEIIGEAIQNLGEAVEQSGAQIRVDGEVPFVYGDRVQLVQLFQNLLGNALKFTNGVAPQVNVRSWIENGSVRFVVEDNGIGISPQNLEKIFEIFRRLHFASQYPGNGVGLAVCKKVVERHKGRIWAESEQGKGARFHIMLPRN from the coding sequence ATGCAGCTAAATAACGATTTGATTTTCCGTAACCTCTCCGAAGGGATTTTTGTATTGGATGAAACCGGGAAAATAGTAGCCTGTAACGACGCGGCGAGCATCATCACTGGGTATGAAAATGCCGAAATCGAGAACCAGCCATTCCACAGTATCGGCGATGGGCACGACGATCCCATCAAATACCGTTATGAGCTCGATCAGGCACTCAAAAGGAAAAAATTTGTCGCCGAGGGCTGGAAGGTCCGGAAGGACCGCAGCCGGTATTGGGCAGAGACGTCCTATTCGCCCGTTTTCGATGAGTCCGGACAGCACAAGGGATTCTGTGTGCTGCTCAGGGACATTACCGAAAAAAAGCAGCAGCAGTTCGATATTCTCGAAAGCGAGGAGCGCTATCGGCTAATGGTTGAAGCGATCCGCGATTATTCGATATTCATGCTCGACCCGGACGGTTACGTCGTTACCTGGAACGACGGCGGGTCGCTGATCCACGGCTATGCGGAAAGCGAAATTCTGGGCAAACATTTTTCGGTGTTCTATACCGAAGGCGACCTGCTCGACGAGAAACCCAGCAAAAAGCTCCAGTTGGCACGCGAGCAGGGTTCGTACCGGGAGGAAGGCTGGCGGGTCAAAAAGGGCGGTTCGCTGTTCTGGGCGAGCGTGGTGCTCACTGCCTTGTTCAACGAGCAGAACAAGCTTATCGGTTTTTCGAAAGTAACCAGCGACCTGACCGACCGGTTGAAAAGCGAGGAGGTATTACGCCAGAGCGAGGCCCGTTACCGGTCGCTGGTGGAGCAGGTCGGTGATTACGGGATATTCATGCTCGACACTAAGGGCCGGATCGTAAGCTGGAACGAGGGGGCCAGGCGTATCAAGGGCTACAATGCCGACGATGTGATCGGAAAGTACTTCTCCATATTCTATCCGGAGGAAGATATTTTGAGCGGAAAGCCGGCCTGGGAACTGAAAGTCGCGAAGGCAACGGGCAAATATGAAGAAGAAGGATGGCGTTTACGAAAGGACAGAACCCGCTTCTGGGCCAATATCGTCATTACAGCCGTGTATGACACGGAAGGCCGGCTGACCGGTTTTTCAAAAGTAACCCGCGACCTCACCGAACGTAAATTGAACGAGCAGGCATTGCAGGACAGCTCTGATCGCTACAAACAGTTGGCCGAAGAGCTTTCCGTTACCAACAATGAGCTGTCGGCCGTTAACCGGGAGCTGGAACAGTTCACCGCCATTGTATCCCATGATCTTAAGGAGCCCCTGCGGACGGTCCGGAGCTTTCTGCACCTGATGGACCAGGCCATTGATCAGCAAAAAGTTGAAATAATCAAACCGAGTATTGCTAAGGGGATCCTCGCTGCCGAGCGTATGCAGGACCTTATAGACAATCTCCTGCATTATTCTCAGCTCGGAAAAATCGGGCTGGAACGGCAAATGCTCGACGTAGAGGAAATCATTGGCGAGGCCATTCAGAACCTGGGAGAGGCCGTGGAGCAGTCGGGAGCGCAAATCCGGGTCGACGGCGAGGTGCCGTTTGTCTATGGCGACCGCGTGCAGCTTGTGCAGCTTTTCCAGAACCTGCTGGGCAATGCTTTGAAATTTACGAACGGCGTGGCGCCGCAGGTAAATGTAAGGTCCTGGATCGAGAACGGAAGCGTCCGGTTTGTCGTCGAGGACAACGGAATCGGAATTTCTCCCCAAAACCTGGAAAAAATATTCGAAATTTTCAGGAGATTGCATTTTGCCAGCCAATATCCGGGAAACGGAGTGGGGCTGGCTGTCTGCAAGAAGGTCGTTGAACGGCATAAAGGCAGGATATGGGCCGAATCCGAACAGGGAAAAGGAGCCCGCTTTCACATTATGTTACCCAGGAATTAA
- a CDS encoding SDR family oxidoreductase, which yields MKTQTVIVTGASTGIGKAVAGLFLQQGYYVVVNSVNEENLTATYNELGHHDRLAMVPGDIGLKATGQLLVDTAVERFGGVDVLVNNAGVFEPKNFLDVDEAHLDRFLGVNLKGTYFTSQATIRQMLRQGGGAIINIGTVLVDHAIGGFPASAPVASKGGIHALTKQLAAEFGKNNIRVNCIAPGIIRSPLQAKNGISDADSLAGLHLVGRVGETGDVAQLALYLAESNFITGEVVNLDGGHVAGHHIG from the coding sequence ATGAAAACGCAAACAGTGATAGTAACCGGCGCCTCGACCGGTATCGGGAAAGCCGTGGCCGGCCTTTTCCTCCAACAGGGGTATTATGTGGTCGTCAATTCCGTGAATGAAGAGAACCTCACGGCAACGTATAACGAATTGGGTCATCACGACCGCCTGGCGATGGTGCCCGGCGACATCGGCCTGAAAGCTACCGGACAGCTATTGGTAGACACCGCGGTGGAGCGGTTTGGCGGTGTGGATGTGCTCGTCAATAATGCGGGCGTGTTTGAACCGAAGAATTTCCTGGACGTCGACGAGGCTCACCTCGACCGTTTCCTGGGCGTCAATCTCAAAGGCACCTATTTTACAAGCCAGGCGACGATCCGGCAGATGCTCCGGCAGGGCGGAGGGGCTATCATCAACATCGGAACCGTGCTGGTGGACCACGCAATCGGCGGGTTTCCCGCAAGCGCGCCTGTTGCGAGCAAGGGCGGTATCCATGCACTGACCAAACAGCTCGCGGCTGAATTTGGTAAAAACAATATCCGCGTGAACTGCATCGCTCCCGGCATTATCCGGAGCCCGTTGCAGGCAAAAAACGGCATAAGCGATGCCGACAGCCTGGCCGGTCTGCACCTTGTCGGCCGCGTCGGCGAAACCGGCGATGTGGCGCAGCTCGCACTGTACCTGGCGGAAAGTAACTTTATCACCGGCGAAGTGGTCAATCTCGACGGCGGCCATGTGGCCGGACACCATATCGGATAG
- a CDS encoding SDR family oxidoreductase: MTSLENKVALVTGASRGIGAAVARHLAEAGAKVIVNYTGGFEAAQQTVATIESLGGQAIALQADVSDPQQVKDLFDRAITHFGKIDVLVNNAGIMITKLLKDTTNEDFTRQFEVNVRGTFNTLREAATRLNEGGSIINFSSTTTRVMMPTYATYVATKGAVEQLTRVFAKEIGSRGINVNAVLPGPTNTELFTKGKPQEVIDRLASLNAFNRLGEPDDIARVVVFLAGDDAKWISGQTIGLNGAMA, from the coding sequence ATGACCTCACTCGAAAACAAAGTAGCCCTGGTGACCGGCGCGTCAAGGGGAATCGGCGCGGCGGTTGCCCGCCATCTGGCCGAAGCCGGCGCAAAAGTGATTGTGAATTATACCGGCGGATTCGAAGCCGCACAGCAAACCGTCGCAACGATTGAATCGCTCGGGGGACAGGCCATTGCACTGCAGGCGGACGTGAGCGACCCTCAGCAGGTTAAAGACCTGTTCGACAGGGCCATTACCCATTTCGGCAAGATTGACGTACTGGTCAACAATGCGGGTATTATGATCACCAAATTGCTGAAAGACACCACGAACGAAGACTTCACCCGCCAGTTCGAAGTGAATGTACGGGGAACGTTCAATACGCTTCGCGAGGCGGCCACGCGTCTGAACGAGGGTGGAAGCATTATCAACTTCTCGTCCACGACTACGCGCGTCATGATGCCCACTTACGCGACGTACGTGGCTACCAAAGGCGCAGTTGAGCAGCTCACGCGTGTTTTCGCGAAGGAAATCGGCAGCCGGGGCATCAACGTCAACGCTGTGTTGCCCGGCCCGACCAATACCGAGCTTTTCACAAAAGGTAAACCGCAGGAGGTGATCGACCGCCTGGCCTCTCTGAATGCCTTCAACAGGCTGGGCGAACCCGACGATATCGCCCGGGTGGTCGTATTCCTCGCCGGTGACGATGCGAAATGGATCAGCGGGCAAACTATCGGCCTAAACGGCGCAATGGCCTGA
- a CDS encoding response regulator: MRIFRLAVVENDEDERYFMSEALKAFGKFEVVGEFGNGDQLTEWLESAPQQLPELVLSDLNMPGKNGYDIIDELKTNYPGIAVFATSTSSVVSTREKCVNAGAKDFIAKPDIFIAYDAFVSELYNLACRYLS, encoded by the coding sequence ATGAGAATATTCAGACTTGCCGTTGTTGAGAATGACGAAGACGAACGTTACTTTATGTCCGAGGCGCTGAAAGCTTTCGGTAAATTCGAAGTTGTGGGCGAGTTCGGGAATGGCGATCAGCTGACCGAATGGCTTGAAAGCGCTCCGCAACAGCTTCCGGAACTGGTTCTGTCCGATTTGAATATGCCGGGAAAAAACGGCTACGACATTATCGACGAACTTAAAACAAATTATCCCGGGATTGCGGTTTTCGCAACCTCGACCTCTTCCGTGGTGTCGACGCGTGAAAAGTGCGTCAATGCGGGTGCGAAGGATTTTATCGCCAAACCGGACATTTTTATCGCCTACGACGCGTTTGTAAGCGAGCTTTATAACCTCGCATGCCGCTATCTGAGTTGA
- a CDS encoding 4-oxalocrotonate tautomerase family protein has product MPYVKIEVTREGVTRSQKQELIAGVTKLITDVLDKDPHLTHVVIREIEPDDWGYAGEQVSVLREKGITAKKNQ; this is encoded by the coding sequence ATGCCTTACGTAAAAATTGAGGTAACCCGGGAAGGCGTTACCCGTTCACAAAAACAGGAGCTTATCGCCGGGGTGACAAAGCTGATCACCGACGTGCTCGACAAAGACCCGCATCTGACCCACGTGGTGATCCGGGAAATTGAACCCGATGACTGGGGCTATGCCGGCGAACAGGTATCCGTGCTCCGCGAAAAAGGAATAACAGCGAAAAAGAATCAGTAA